Proteins encoded in a region of the Zunongwangia endophytica genome:
- a CDS encoding TonB-dependent receptor, producing MNKFLVLIAFLLTIVVNAQETTGSIAGKLTDREMNGEPLAFANVTIKGTSKGTTSDYDGLYVLNKLEPGTYTVVFSFVGYETLEIPNVQVVADKVTEINTDLGASAASLDEVVITTVSRRDSEVALLLEQKGAIEMIENISAQELARKGVGDAQGALTKMAGVSKQEGVKNVFVRGLGDRYNSTTLNGLPLPSEDPEYKNVALDFFDSNIINSVGINKTFQSSLYGDFAGANIDIISKELYGKETIQLGIGSGINTRAVSKDFETVDGGSWFGYGLSSDSPISSLDNYSFENSLAPNNQNSQVNLNANFQIGKKFDIGENSLKTLLIGSFDSKYSYNEGNTKEINAQGLPLRDLDFQKYQYNVSQILMANVDYGFGDHNIGFNSLYIHNNNQSVGNYFGQSANISEETDDSAYIKRQQINDNTVLVNQILSEFTLTDRINLEAKIGYNITRANEPDRRQNTFVYNQTNDNYRVAVGTPGYNLRFFSELEENEIVAHLKTSYNFGVIDNDEEPKGKIDLGYDYRNTDRRFDFLQFNHDFGSPIVIDRSNPDLIFNQQNLTDGTFRLVTNSGFGADFDPLDPFFYEGEKDIHAGFASAFYQFSESFTLNAGLRLEHIKQYVNWDTNLSSSENNRNTDPSTLENTYLLPSFTGKYNFNENSILRLTGSKTYTYPQFKEVAPFLYENVNFSSFGNPDLEASDNYNLDLKYEFYFGGNQIISLTGFYKKIIDPINRVQVNSAANQLSYINSGEEADVAGAELEVRKTIFNLESSENRKHELAFGLNTSYLYSRQDLSNRNTNFTNSEDELEGASPWVLNTDLTYNYDSTNFNLMSSVVLNYFSDRIYSLGVQQQGNIVETGIPTLDFIAKGTISKHWGVSAKVQNILDPEFQLTQDDINGGTNVINNFNKGIVFSLGLSYSL from the coding sequence ATGAATAAATTTTTAGTACTAATTGCATTTTTACTTACTATCGTAGTAAATGCTCAAGAAACAACAGGTTCGATCGCAGGGAAGCTTACCGACCGCGAGATGAACGGTGAACCACTAGCGTTTGCCAACGTAACAATTAAAGGAACTTCTAAAGGAACAACATCAGACTATGACGGTTTGTACGTCCTAAACAAATTAGAGCCCGGCACTTACACTGTGGTATTCAGTTTTGTAGGTTACGAGACCTTAGAAATACCAAACGTACAGGTGGTTGCAGATAAAGTTACAGAAATAAATACAGATTTAGGCGCCAGTGCTGCATCTTTAGATGAAGTTGTAATTACTACAGTTTCCAGAAGAGATAGTGAAGTTGCACTTTTATTAGAACAAAAGGGTGCCATTGAAATGATCGAAAACATTAGCGCACAGGAATTAGCGAGAAAAGGTGTTGGTGATGCCCAAGGCGCTTTAACAAAGATGGCTGGTGTAAGTAAACAAGAAGGAGTAAAAAATGTCTTTGTGAGAGGTCTTGGTGACCGTTACAACTCTACCACTCTTAATGGATTACCTCTTCCTTCTGAAGATCCAGAATACAAAAACGTCGCTCTAGATTTTTTTGACAGCAATATTATTAATAGTGTTGGAATAAATAAAACATTCCAAAGTTCTTTGTATGGAGATTTTGCTGGAGCAAATATTGATATCATTTCAAAAGAATTATACGGCAAAGAAACGATACAGCTAGGAATTGGATCGGGAATCAATACCCGTGCAGTAAGCAAAGACTTTGAAACTGTGGATGGAGGATCCTGGTTTGGGTACGGTTTATCTTCAGACAGCCCAATAAGCAGTTTAGACAATTATAGCTTCGAAAACTCTTTGGCTCCAAACAACCAAAATTCTCAAGTTAATCTGAATGCAAATTTCCAAATAGGGAAAAAATTCGACATAGGAGAAAACAGCTTAAAAACTCTATTAATAGGATCTTTCGACAGTAAATACAGCTACAACGAAGGAAATACTAAAGAAATCAATGCACAGGGATTACCGCTTCGTGATCTCGATTTTCAGAAATATCAATATAATGTTTCTCAGATTTTAATGGCGAATGTAGATTATGGCTTTGGGGATCATAATATAGGTTTCAACTCGCTATATATTCATAATAATAACCAAAGCGTTGGTAATTATTTTGGGCAATCAGCAAATATATCTGAAGAAACAGACGATTCCGCTTATATAAAAAGACAGCAGATAAATGATAATACTGTGCTAGTAAACCAGATCTTAAGTGAGTTTACTTTGACGGATAGAATTAATTTAGAAGCTAAAATAGGCTACAACATCACTAGAGCGAACGAACCTGATCGTAGACAGAATACTTTTGTTTACAACCAAACTAATGACAATTACCGCGTCGCCGTAGGAACACCCGGCTACAATTTACGTTTCTTCTCAGAATTAGAAGAAAATGAAATTGTTGCTCATTTAAAAACCTCTTATAATTTCGGAGTAATAGATAATGACGAGGAGCCAAAAGGAAAAATTGATTTGGGTTACGATTACAGAAACACAGACAGAAGATTCGACTTCTTACAATTCAATCACGATTTTGGTTCTCCAATCGTTATAGATCGCTCTAATCCAGATTTAATATTTAACCAACAAAATTTGACTGATGGCACTTTTAGGCTGGTAACTAATAGTGGTTTTGGAGCTGATTTTGACCCTCTAGACCCATTTTTCTATGAAGGAGAAAAAGACATCCACGCAGGATTCGCAAGTGCTTTTTATCAATTCAGTGAGTCATTTACATTAAATGCAGGGCTACGTCTGGAGCATATTAAACAATATGTAAACTGGGACACAAACTTATCAAGCAGTGAAAATAATCGTAACACCGATCCGTCGACTTTAGAAAATACATATTTGCTACCAAGTTTTACTGGAAAATACAATTTTAATGAAAATAGTATTCTTAGACTTACCGGAAGTAAGACGTATACATACCCACAGTTTAAAGAAGTCGCTCCATTTCTTTATGAAAATGTGAATTTTTCCAGTTTCGGTAATCCAGATTTAGAAGCCTCGGATAATTATAACTTAGATCTAAAATATGAATTTTATTTCGGTGGTAATCAAATCATATCTCTAACCGGTTTTTACAAAAAAATTATAGATCCAATAAATCGCGTACAGGTGAATTCTGCGGCTAACCAATTATCTTATATTAATTCGGGGGAAGAAGCGGATGTTGCAGGGGCCGAATTAGAAGTTCGCAAAACAATTTTCAACCTTGAATCTAGTGAGAACAGAAAACATGAATTAGCATTTGGTTTAAACACATCTTATTTATATTCCAGACAAGATCTTTCAAATCGTAATACTAATTTCACAAACAGTGAAGATGAATTAGAAGGAGCATCTCCATGGGTTCTTAATACAGATCTTACTTACAACTACGATAGCACTAACTTCAACTTAATGTCATCTGTTGTTCTAAACTATTTTAGTGATCGTATTTACTCTTTAGGGGTGCAGCAACAAGGTAATATTGTTGAGACTGGTATTCCAACATTAGACTTTATCGCCAAAGGAACTATCTCTAAGCATTGGGGTGTTAGTGCCAAAGTCCAAAATATTTT
- a CDS encoding response regulator transcription factor, translated as MKKKDIRILLVDDEPDILEIVGYNLSAEGYQVITADNGADAVKVAKKKTPHLIILDVMMPGMDGIEACEQMRKITELDETIITFLTARGEDYSQMAGFDAGADDYITKPIKPKVLISKVKALLRRFRDEEATSNIVKVGEIVINRDEYKVVKNKEEMILPRKEFELLSLLASKPGKVFKREDILDKVWGNEVVVGGRTIDVHIRKLREKIGDDSFKTVKGVGYKFVV; from the coding sequence ATGAAGAAAAAAGACATCCGTATCCTTCTAGTAGACGATGAGCCAGATATTCTTGAAATCGTTGGCTATAACCTTTCTGCCGAAGGGTATCAGGTTATTACAGCCGATAATGGCGCAGATGCGGTAAAAGTGGCAAAAAAGAAAACTCCGCATCTTATAATATTAGATGTAATGATGCCGGGTATGGATGGTATTGAGGCTTGTGAACAAATGAGAAAAATCACTGAGCTTGATGAAACAATAATTACTTTTCTAACGGCAAGAGGTGAAGACTATTCTCAAATGGCCGGGTTTGATGCCGGAGCAGACGATTATATCACTAAGCCAATAAAGCCAAAAGTTTTAATTAGTAAGGTGAAAGCTTTATTAAGAAGGTTTAGAGATGAAGAAGCAACTTCTAACATCGTAAAGGTGGGAGAAATTGTAATTAATAGAGACGAATATAAAGTAGTGAAAAACAAAGAGGAAATGATTTTGCCTCGTAAAGAATTTGAGTTACTTTCATTATTAGCTTCTAAACCGGGTAAGGTCTTTAAAAGAGAAGATATTCTAGACAAAGTTTGGGGTAACGAAGTTGTTGTTGGCGGTCGTACTATCGATGTTCATATTCGTAAATTAAGAGAGAAAATTGGAGACGACAGCTTTAAAACCGTAAAAGGAGTTGGTTATAAGTTTGTAGTTTAA
- a CDS encoding sensor histidine kinase yields MAKKFKKSYTFAIKTSLYLTLFLSGLWAAFSYLSGNFHWWALLGFVAVCYIFSFFITQYRVENFIYKRIKKIYDDVSLLDSSTLRPNQVTTDMASLTREVEKFAEHKKLEIETLKVRENYRKEFMGNVSHELKTPLFTVQGYILTLIDGAMKDKTVRKKYLQRASKGVERLIYIVKDLDMITKLETGDLHLYIEDFNIVELIQNTFDLLEMKAAKKNITLTFDMPYQEAIFVKADKERIQQIITNLVVNSVKYGKEGGTTEISIENLIKNKVIVRVTDNGEGIEKENIPRLFERFYRVDKSGSRKEGGSGLGLSIVKHIIEAHQEKIYVESVFGVGSEFSFTLEKSKEIPKRVIEMDASES; encoded by the coding sequence ATGGCAAAAAAATTTAAGAAGTCCTACACGTTCGCAATAAAGACCTCTTTGTACTTAACCTTATTTTTAAGCGGTCTTTGGGCTGCTTTTTCTTATTTATCAGGTAATTTTCATTGGTGGGCTTTGCTCGGCTTTGTTGCAGTTTGTTATATATTTTCTTTTTTTATCACTCAATATCGGGTAGAGAACTTTATCTATAAAAGGATCAAGAAAATCTACGATGATGTATCCTTGCTAGATTCCTCGACTTTAAGACCCAATCAGGTAACTACAGATATGGCTTCTTTAACCAGAGAAGTAGAGAAATTTGCCGAGCATAAAAAGTTAGAAATCGAAACTTTAAAAGTGCGTGAAAATTATAGAAAAGAGTTTATGGGAAATGTTTCTCATGAACTTAAAACACCACTTTTTACCGTTCAGGGATATATTTTGACTTTGATTGACGGTGCTATGAAAGATAAAACGGTGCGAAAAAAGTATCTACAACGTGCCAGTAAAGGAGTTGAGCGTCTAATCTATATTGTAAAAGATCTTGATATGATCACCAAATTAGAAACTGGTGATTTACATCTTTATATAGAAGATTTTAATATCGTAGAGCTTATCCAGAATACTTTCGATCTTCTGGAAATGAAAGCGGCCAAGAAAAATATCACCTTAACCTTCGATATGCCTTATCAAGAAGCCATTTTCGTGAAGGCCGATAAAGAGAGAATTCAGCAGATAATTACGAATCTTGTTGTGAACTCAGTTAAATACGGTAAAGAAGGAGGTACTACAGAAATTAGTATAGAAAACCTTATCAAAAACAAAGTTATTGTACGAGTGACGGATAATGGAGAAGGGATTGAAAAAGAAAATATTCCTCGTTTATTTGAGCGATTTTATCGCGTAGATAAAAGTGGTTCTCGTAAAGAAGGTGGCTCTGGCTTAGGTTTGTCTATAGTAAAACATATTATCGAAGCGCACCAGGAGAAAATTTATGTAGAAAGTGTGTTCGGAGTAGGAAGTGAATTTTCATTTACGCTCGAAAAGAGCAAAGAGATCCCGAAAAGAGTGATCGAAATGGATGCTTCTGAATCCTGA
- a CDS encoding glycosyltransferase: MHKGRILVAALNWGLGHAARCIPVIKALLKNDFEPILASDGDALKLLQKEFPHIICVSLPSYNIEYSKTPENLKWKLLFDSPRILKTIKAEKKATKIIVKEYGIIGIISDNRWGVRRKKLKSIFITHQLNVLSGSTTYFSSKIQQKYIEKFDECWVPDYPGPKNLSGILGHLKTENSAIKYIGPLSRIEKRTWPKIYDYLIILSGPEPQRSFLEQRLLKVFEKTENKILFIRGVFSTEEISSKNANINIRNNLYGAVLQQALNSCNVVIARSGYTTIMDLNKIEAKAFFIPTPGQFEQEYLAERLQKLVIAPFCTQDDFSLEKLNDLEEFSGFRSIHFDHSFRDLFALFERK, translated from the coding sequence ATGCATAAAGGTAGAATTTTAGTAGCTGCTTTAAATTGGGGGCTTGGCCACGCCGCAAGGTGTATTCCTGTAATTAAGGCGTTATTAAAAAATGACTTCGAGCCTATTTTAGCCTCAGATGGTGATGCGCTTAAATTATTACAAAAAGAATTTCCTCACATTATTTGTGTAAGCCTACCTTCTTATAATATTGAATATTCTAAAACTCCAGAAAATTTAAAATGGAAGTTACTTTTTGATAGTCCGCGAATTTTAAAAACTATTAAGGCTGAAAAAAAAGCGACTAAAATTATAGTCAAAGAATATGGCATTATCGGAATAATTTCAGACAATCGCTGGGGAGTTCGACGCAAAAAATTGAAAAGTATATTTATAACCCACCAATTAAATGTACTCTCGGGCAGCACCACATATTTCAGCAGTAAAATTCAACAAAAGTATATTGAAAAATTTGACGAATGTTGGGTTCCCGATTATCCCGGGCCTAAAAACTTAAGCGGTATTCTAGGACATTTGAAAACTGAAAATTCAGCAATAAAATATATAGGTCCTTTAAGCCGAATTGAAAAACGAACCTGGCCTAAAATCTATGATTATCTTATCATTTTATCTGGTCCAGAACCTCAACGAAGCTTTTTAGAGCAGCGATTACTGAAGGTATTTGAAAAGACAGAAAATAAAATTCTATTTATTCGCGGAGTATTTTCTACGGAAGAAATCTCATCAAAAAACGCCAATATTAATATTCGGAATAACCTTTACGGTGCTGTTTTACAACAAGCCCTGAATAGTTGCAATGTAGTTATTGCCAGATCTGGCTACACCACGATTATGGATTTGAATAAAATTGAAGCAAAAGCGTTTTTTATTCCTACACCAGGGCAGTTTGAACAAGAATATCTAGCGGAAAGACTTCAGAAATTGGTAATTGCTCCATTTTGCACTCAAGATGACTTCTCTTTAGAAAAATTGAATGATTTAGAAGAATTTTCAGGATTCAGAAGCATCCATTTCGATCACTCTTTTCGGGATCTCTTTGCTCTTTTCGAGCGTAAATGA
- the trmB gene encoding tRNA (guanosine(46)-N7)-methyltransferase TrmB, protein MGSKNKLKRFKDNEVFSNVVQPKREDLTDAQFEYKGKWGSDFFKNDKPIVLELGCGKGEYSVGLAEAYPDKNFIGIDIKGARFWRGAKTALEDGLENVGFLRTQIELIDHVFAENEISEIWITFPDPQIKYKRTKHRLTNAEFLQKYKKILKPDGEVNLKTDSEFMHGYTLGLLHGAGHEVIYANHHVYKNEGAPKEVTDIQTFYEKQYLEKGKPITYIKFRIK, encoded by the coding sequence GTGGGAAGTAAGAATAAATTAAAGCGTTTTAAAGATAACGAGGTATTTTCTAATGTAGTTCAACCTAAAAGAGAAGATTTAACTGATGCTCAGTTTGAATACAAAGGAAAATGGGGTAGTGATTTTTTCAAAAATGATAAGCCTATAGTATTAGAATTGGGTTGTGGTAAAGGAGAATACAGCGTTGGTTTAGCAGAGGCTTATCCCGATAAAAACTTTATTGGTATAGATATTAAAGGAGCTCGATTTTGGCGAGGAGCTAAAACAGCTTTAGAAGATGGGTTAGAGAATGTTGGGTTTTTAAGAACTCAAATAGAACTTATTGATCATGTTTTTGCAGAGAACGAAATTAGCGAAATTTGGATCACATTTCCAGATCCCCAGATTAAATATAAAAGAACAAAGCATCGTTTAACGAATGCGGAGTTTTTACAGAAGTATAAAAAGATCCTGAAGCCAGATGGAGAGGTAAATCTAAAAACCGATAGTGAATTTATGCATGGCTATACTTTGGGCTTGCTTCACGGTGCCGGGCACGAGGTTATTTATGCTAATCACCATGTTTATAAGAATGAAGGAGCACCAAAAGAGGTGACAGATATCCAAACTTTCTATGAAAAACAGTATCTTGAAAAAGGAAAACCCATAACGTATATTAAATTCAGAATAAAATAA
- a CDS encoding LysE family translocator produces the protein MEEARIFLIVYFAALFGVLPPGLVNMTVAKTCIERGKKNGMLVAIGASIVILIQALVAVLLAKYIFDHPFVQRVMLRAALVIFIILGVYFFIQAKNKKGAPSHSKKKNKNSLYKGMLIAALNIFPIPYFCAIAGGFNVGVGVSYNWFKIIAFAIAASLGSFTSLYLYVLSFIKIESKAEKFAKYSNYFMAGLMLILIIVTIFRIYNS, from the coding sequence TTGGAAGAAGCACGGATTTTTCTCATCGTATATTTTGCTGCTCTTTTTGGAGTTTTGCCGCCCGGTCTTGTAAATATGACTGTGGCTAAAACCTGCATAGAACGCGGTAAGAAAAACGGAATGCTGGTCGCTATTGGCGCTTCTATAGTTATCTTAATTCAGGCTCTTGTGGCCGTTCTGTTAGCTAAATATATATTTGATCATCCTTTTGTGCAGCGCGTAATGCTAAGAGCTGCATTGGTGATTTTCATTATTTTAGGAGTATATTTTTTTATTCAGGCAAAAAATAAAAAAGGCGCTCCCTCTCATTCCAAGAAAAAAAATAAAAACAGTTTGTATAAGGGTATGCTAATCGCAGCCCTAAACATATTTCCGATTCCTTATTTCTGCGCGATTGCAGGCGGATTTAACGTAGGTGTGGGTGTAAGTTACAACTGGTTTAAAATTATAGCTTTTGCTATTGCAGCATCATTAGGAAGTTTTACGAGCCTCTATTTATATGTACTTTCTTTTATTAAGATTGAAAGTAAAGCAGAGAAATTCGCTAAATATTCTAATTACTTCATGGCTGGTCTAATGCTGATCCTGATCATCGTGACTATTTTTAGAATTTACAACTCATGA
- a CDS encoding MGMT family protein has translation MSANAGFFAKVYEVASQIPEGRVTSYGAIAKYLGAAKSARMVGWAMNASKDREEVPAHRVVNRNGILTGKIHFGGTNAMQQLLEAEGVTVKDLKIIDFETIFWDPMQELFTEDK, from the coding sequence ATGAGTGCTAATGCCGGTTTTTTTGCAAAAGTCTACGAAGTTGCTTCTCAAATTCCGGAAGGACGTGTTACTTCTTACGGTGCCATTGCCAAATATTTAGGCGCAGCCAAAAGTGCAAGAATGGTTGGTTGGGCAATGAATGCCTCTAAAGATAGAGAAGAGGTTCCTGCGCATCGTGTGGTAAATAGAAATGGGATATTAACCGGTAAAATTCATTTTGGCGGCACAAATGCGATGCAACAATTGTTAGAAGCAGAAGGTGTCACAGTTAAAGATCTTAAAATTATAGATTTTGAAACTATATTTTGGGATCCCATGCAAGAGCTTTTTACTGAAGATAAGTAG
- a CDS encoding Mrp/NBP35 family ATP-binding protein, with amino-acid sequence MKLDRKEIISALETISVAGEGKNMVESGALQNVMTFGDEVVVDLVLSSPALHIKKRAEVDVMKTIHDKVYEKAKVKVNIKIEAPETEKKAPEIKGKAIPGIKNVVAIASGKGGVGKSTVTANLAVTLSKMGFKVGVLDADIYGPSVPIMFDVATERPLSVNVDGKSKMKPVENYGVKILSIGFFTKPSQAVIWRGPMAAKALNQMIFDAAWGELDFLLVDLPPGTGDIHLSIMQSLPITGAVVVSTPQNVALADAKKGVAMFQQESINVPVLGIVENMAYFTPEELPENKYYIFGEQGAKNLSEDLQIAFLGEVPLVQSLRESGDIGRPAALQENTPLEESFKEITRNIVQETVKRNKSLPPTEAIKITTMAGCSAVKTK; translated from the coding sequence ATGAAATTAGATAGAAAAGAAATCATAAGTGCACTAGAAACTATTAGTGTTGCCGGAGAAGGCAAAAACATGGTAGAAAGTGGTGCATTGCAAAATGTAATGACTTTTGGTGACGAGGTTGTTGTGGATTTGGTATTAAGTTCGCCTGCTTTGCATATTAAAAAGCGAGCTGAAGTGGATGTGATGAAAACTATTCACGACAAAGTTTACGAAAAAGCAAAGGTTAAAGTAAATATTAAAATTGAAGCTCCCGAGACTGAAAAAAAGGCTCCTGAAATTAAAGGAAAAGCAATTCCCGGGATCAAGAATGTAGTTGCTATAGCTTCTGGAAAAGGTGGTGTAGGGAAATCTACGGTAACTGCAAATTTGGCGGTTACTTTATCTAAAATGGGCTTTAAAGTAGGTGTATTAGATGCTGATATCTATGGGCCTTCAGTGCCAATTATGTTCGATGTTGCTACAGAAAGACCACTATCGGTTAATGTAGATGGTAAATCTAAAATGAAGCCTGTAGAAAATTACGGGGTAAAGATTCTTTCTATAGGATTTTTTACCAAACCTAGCCAGGCTGTTATTTGGAGAGGACCAATGGCTGCAAAAGCATTAAATCAAATGATTTTTGATGCAGCATGGGGAGAATTGGATTTTCTTCTAGTAGATCTACCTCCAGGAACAGGTGATATTCATTTGTCTATTATGCAATCATTGCCAATAACAGGTGCAGTTGTTGTAAGTACACCGCAAAATGTGGCATTGGCAGATGCGAAAAAAGGAGTAGCAATGTTTCAGCAGGAGAGTATAAATGTACCTGTGCTGGGTATTGTAGAAAATATGGCGTATTTTACTCCAGAAGAGTTGCCAGAAAATAAATATTACATTTTTGGAGAACAAGGAGCTAAAAACCTTTCCGAAGATTTACAAATAGCATTTTTGGGAGAAGTGCCATTGGTGCAGAGTCTTAGAGAATCTGGAGATATAGGCCGTCCCGCTGCACTTCAGGAAAACACACCTCTAGAGGAGTCTTTTAAAGAAATCACCAGAAATATTGTACAAGAGACGGTAAAAAGAAACAAAAGCTTACCTCCAACCGAGGCGATTAAGATCACCACGATGGCTGGATGTAGTGCGGTTAAAACAAAGTAA
- a CDS encoding NifU family protein, with the protein MTSEEVKFNVEKALAEIRPFLESDGGDISLVAIENDRLVKVQLEGACVGCSVNQMTLKSGVEMTIKKYAPQIEEVINIQK; encoded by the coding sequence ATGACAAGCGAAGAAGTAAAATTTAATGTAGAAAAGGCATTAGCCGAAATCCGTCCTTTTTTAGAAAGTGATGGTGGAGATATCTCTTTGGTTGCAATTGAAAACGACCGTTTAGTAAAGGTACAGCTTGAAGGAGCTTGTGTTGGTTGTTCTGTAAATCAAATGACTTTAAAGTCGGGTGTAGAAATGACCATAAAAAAATATGCTCCACAAATAGAGGAAGTTATAAATATACAGAAGTAA
- a CDS encoding NAD(P)/FAD-dependent oxidoreductase yields the protein MIKTDMIIVGAGPTGLFTVFEAGLLKLKCHLIDALPQPGGQCSEIYPKKPIYDIPGFPEVLAGDLVSNLMEQIKSFEPGFTLGERAETIDKQEDGSFIVTTNKGTQHHAPVVVIAGGLGSFEPRKPPIPTITDFEDKGVAYIIKEPEIYRDKKVVIAGGGDSALDWAIYLADIASEVSLVHRRQEFRGALDSVEKVEELSKIGKIKMITNAEVVDLQGEENLEAVVIRHKDTARGEEVKEVDCFIPLFGLSPKLGPIADWGLEIEKNAIKVNNSYDYQTNIPGVYAIGDVNTYPGKLKLILCGFHESAIMCQSAYQRIFPDKKYVMKYTTVSGVNGFDGSKKEAKKEVVKSIS from the coding sequence ATGATTAAAACAGATATGATAATTGTTGGTGCCGGGCCAACAGGGCTTTTTACTGTTTTCGAAGCAGGATTGTTAAAGTTAAAATGCCATCTTATTGATGCTTTGCCACAGCCTGGTGGTCAATGTTCAGAAATTTATCCTAAAAAGCCTATTTACGATATTCCGGGATTTCCAGAGGTTCTTGCTGGTGATCTAGTGAGTAATCTTATGGAGCAAATAAAATCTTTTGAGCCGGGCTTTACTTTAGGAGAGCGTGCAGAGACAATCGATAAACAAGAAGACGGAAGTTTTATCGTTACTACCAATAAAGGAACTCAGCATCACGCACCAGTGGTCGTGATCGCAGGAGGTTTAGGTAGTTTTGAACCTAGAAAACCGCCTATTCCTACCATTACTGATTTTGAAGATAAAGGAGTGGCTTACATTATAAAAGAGCCAGAAATTTATCGTGACAAAAAAGTAGTGATCGCAGGTGGTGGAGATTCGGCATTAGATTGGGCGATCTATTTGGCAGATATTGCTTCAGAAGTTTCTTTGGTACATCGCCGGCAAGAATTTAGAGGCGCTTTAGATTCCGTAGAAAAAGTTGAAGAACTTTCTAAAATCGGGAAAATTAAAATGATAACCAATGCTGAGGTTGTCGATCTTCAGGGAGAAGAAAATCTTGAAGCGGTGGTCATTCGACATAAAGATACCGCCCGTGGTGAAGAAGTTAAGGAAGTAGATTGTTTTATTCCGCTATTTGGACTTTCTCCAAAATTAGGCCCTATCGCTGATTGGGGATTGGAGATTGAAAAAAATGCGATAAAAGTTAACAATTCTTACGATTATCAAACCAATATTCCCGGGGTGTATGCTATTGGCGATGTAAATACCTATCCTGGTAAATTGAAGCTTATTCTTTGTGGTTTTCATGAGTCAGCAATTATGTGCCAAAGTGCTTACCAGCGCATTTTTCCCGATAAAAAATATGTAATGAAATACACCACTGTTAGTGGAGTTAATGGTTTTGACGGAAGTAAGAAAGAGGCAAAGAAAGAAGTAGTTAAGAGTATAAGTTAA
- a CDS encoding 2Fe-2S iron-sulfur cluster-binding protein has protein sequence MSDIKITIIDREGEAHTVDAPTDMNMNLMEVIRSYELAPEGTIGICGGMAMCASCQCYVMNLEHMLPEQSFEEEDMLDQAFFVEDNSRLSCQIPITEDLDGLEVKLAPEST, from the coding sequence ATGTCTGATATAAAGATTACCATCATCGACAGAGAAGGAGAGGCACATACGGTAGATGCCCCTACAGATATGAATATGAATTTAATGGAAGTAATTCGTTCTTACGAGTTAGCGCCAGAAGGAACTATTGGTATTTGTGGAGGAATGGCAATGTGCGCATCCTGCCAATGTTATGTGATGAATTTAGAACATATGTTACCTGAGCAAAGTTTTGAAGAAGAAGATATGTTAGATCAGGCGTTTTTTGTTGAAGACAATAGTCGCTTAAGCTGTCAAATTCCAATCACAGAAGATTTAGATGGACTGGAAGTAAAATTAGCACCAGAATCAACATAA